In the genome of Sciurus carolinensis chromosome 3, mSciCar1.2, whole genome shotgun sequence, one region contains:
- the Myo1c gene encoding unconventional myosin-Ic isoform X2, which produces MRYRASALGSDGVRVTMESALTARDRVGVQDFVLLENFTSEAAFIENLRRRFRENLIYTYIGPVLVSVNPYRDLQIYSRQHMERYRGVSFYEVPPHLFAVADTVYRALRTERRDQAVMISGESGAGKTEATKRLLQFYAETCPAPERGGAVRDRLLQSNPVLEAFGNAKTLRNDNSSRFGKYMDVQFDFKGAPVGGHILSYLLEKSRVVHQNHGERNFHVFYQLLEGGEEETLRRLGLERNPQNYLYLVKGQCAKVSSINDKSDWKVVRKALTVIDFTEDEVEELLSIVASVLHLGNIHFAADEESNAQVTTENQLKYLTRLLGVEGSTLREALTHRKIIAKGEELLSPLNLEQAAYARDALAKAVYSRTFTWLVGKINRSLASKDAESPSWRSTTVLGLLDIYGFEVFQHNSFEQFCINYCNEKLQQLFIELTLKSEQEEYEAEGIAWEPVQYFNNKIICDLVEEKFKGIISILDEECLRPGEATDLTFLEKLEDTVKHHPHFLTHKLADQRTRKSLGRGEFRLLHYAGEVTYSVTGFLDKNNDLLFRNLKETMCSSKNPIMSQCFDRSELSDKKRPETVATQFKMSLLQLVEILKSKEPAYIRCIKPNDAKQPGRFDEVLIRHQVKYLGLMENLRVRRAGFAYRRKYEAFLQRYKSLCPETWPTWAGQPQDGVAVLVRHLGYKPEEYKMGRTKIFIRFPKTLFATEDALEVRRQSLATKIQAAWKGFHWRQKFLRVKRSAICIQSWWRGTLGRRKAAKRKWAAQTIRRFIRGFILRHAPRCPENAFFLDHVRTSFLLNLRRQLPRNVLDSSWPTPPPALREASELLRELCMKNMVWKYCRSISPEWKQQLQQKAVASEIFKGKKDNYPQSVPRLFISTRLGTDEISPKVLQALGSESIQYAVPVVKYDRKGYKPRSRQLLLTPSAVVIVEDAKVKQRIDYANLTGISVSSLSDSLFVLHVQREDNKQKGDVVLQSDHVIETLTKTALSADRVNNININQGSITFAGGPGRDGIIDFTPGSELLITKAKNGHLAVVAPRLNSR; this is translated from the exons ATGCGCTACCGGGCGTCG GCCCTGGGCAGTGACGGGGTGCGGGTAACCATGGAGAGTGCCCTGACTGCCCGTGACCGGGTGGGGGTGCAAGATTTCGTGCTGCTGGAGAACTTCACCAGTGAGGCTGCCTTCATCGAGAACTTGAGGCGGCGCTTCCGGGAGAACCTTATTTAC ACCTACATTGGCCCTGTCCTGGTGTCTGTCAACCCCTACCGAGACCTACAGATTTACAGCCGGCAGCATATGGAGCGTTACCGTGGTGTCAGCTTCTATGAAGTGCCACCCCACCT GTTTGCAGTGGCTGACACTGTGTACCGTGCACTACGCACAGAGCGCCGGGACCAGGCAGTGATGATTTCTGGGGAGAGTGGGGCAGGCAAGACAGAGGCCACCAAGCGGTTACTACAGTTCTATGCAGAGACCTGCCCAGCCCCTGAGCGAGGAGGTGCTGTGCGGGACCGCTTACTGCAGAGCAACCCAGTGCTGGAG GCCTTTGGAAATGCCAAGACCCTTCGGAATGATAACTCCAGCCGGTTTGGGAAGTACATGGATGTGCAGTTTGACTTTAAG GGTGCCCCCGTAGGTGGCCACATCCTCAGTTACCTCCTAGAGAAGTCCCGAGTAGTACACCAGAATCACGGGGAGCGGAACTTCCACGTCTTCTATCAGCTACTGGAGGGAGGTGAGGAGGAGACATTGCGCAGGCTGGGCTTAGAACGAAACCCCCAGAACTACCTGTACCTGGTAAAG GGCCAGTGCGCCAAAGTCTCTTCCATCAATGACAAGAGTGACTGGAAGGTTGTCAGGAAGGCGTTGACAGTCATCGACTTCACCGAGGATGAAGTGGAG GAGCTGCTGAGCATCGTGGCTAGTGTCCTGCATTTAGGCAATATTCACTTTGCTGCCGATGAAGAGAGTAATGCCCAGGTCACCACTGAGAACCAGCTCAAGTACCTAACCAGG CTCCTTGGTGTGGAAGGCTCGACATTGCGGGAAGCCCTGACACACAGGAAGATCATCGCCAAGGGAGAAGAG CTCCTGAGCCCACTGAACCTGGAGCAGGCTGCATACGCACGGGATGCTCTTGCCAAGGCTGTGTACAGTCGCACTTTCACCTGGCTGGTTGGGAAGATCAACAGGTCACTGGCTTCCAAG GATGCTGAGAGCCCCAGCTGGCGGAGTACCACGGTTCTTGGGCTCCTGGACATTTATGGCTTTGAGGTGTTTCAACATAACAG TTTTGAGCAGTTCTGCATTAACTACTGCAACGAGAAGCTGCAGCAGCTCTTCATTGAGCTGACACTCAAGTCAGAACAGGAAGAGTACGAAGCAGAGGGAATCGCG TGGGAACCTGTTCAGTACTTCAACAATAAGATTATCTGTGATCTGGTAGAGGAGAAGTTCAAGGGCATCATCTCCATCTTG GATGAGGAGTGTTTGCGCCCTGGGGAGGCCACAGACCTGACCTTCCTGGAGAAGCTGGAGGACACTGTCAAGCACCATCCGCACTTCCTTAC GCACAAGCTGGCTGACCAGCGGACCAGGAAATCTCTAGGCCGTGGGGAGTTCCGCCTTTTGCACTATGCCGGGGAGGTGACCTACAGCGTGACTG GGTTTCTGGATAAAAACAACGACCTTCTCTTCCGGAACCTGAAGGAG ACCATGTGCAGCTCAAAGAATCCCATTATGAGCCAGTGCTTTGACCGGAGTGAGCTCAGTGATAAGAAGCGGCCAGAGACG GTGGCCACCCAATTCAAGATGAGCCTCCTACAGCTGGTAGAGATTCTGAAGTCAAAGGAGCCTGCCTACATCCGCTGCATCAAGCCTAATGACGCCAAACAGCCCG GCCGCTTTGACGAGGTACTGATACGGCACCAGGTGAAGTACCTGGGGTTGATGGAGAACCTGCGCGTGCGCAGAGCTGGCTTTGCCTATCGCCGCAAATACGAGGCTTTCCTGCAGAG GTACAAATCACTGTGCCCAGAGACATGGCCCACATGGGCAGGACAGCCCCAGGATGGTGTGGCTGTGCTGGTCAGACACCTTGGCTACAAGCCAGAAGAGTACAAGATGGGCAG GACCAAGATCTTTATACGCTTCCCCAAGACCCTCTTTGCCACAGAGGATGCCCTGGAGGTCCGGCGGCAGAGCCTTG CCACGAAGATCCAAGCAGCCTGGAAGGGTTTTCACTGGCGGCAGAAATTCCTCCGGGTGAAGCGATCAG CCATTTGCATCCAGTCATGGTGGCGTGGAACACTGGGCCGAAGGAAGGCAGCCAAGAGGAAGTGGGCAGCACAGACCATCCGGCG GTTCATCCGTGGCTTTATCCTGCGCCATGCACCCCGTTGTCCTGAGAATGCCTTCTTCCTGGATCATGTTCGCACCTCATTTTTGCTTAACCTGCGGCGGCAGCTGCCCCGGAATGTCCTGGATTCTTCCTGGCCCACACCTCCACCTGCCTTGCGTGAG GCCTCAGAGCTTCTACGGGAATTGTGCATGAAGAACATGGTTTGGAAGTACTGCCGGAGTATCAGCCCTGAGTGGAAGCAGCAG CTGCAGCAAAAGGCGGTGGCTAGTGAGATTTTCAAGGGCAAGAAGGATAATTACCCCCAGAGTGTCCCCAGACTCTTCATCAGCACACGGCTTG GCACAGATGAGATCAGTCCCAAAGTGCTACAGGCCCTAGGCTCTGAATCTATCCAG TATGCTGTGCCAGTAGTGAAATATGACCGCAAGGGCTACAAGCCTCGCTCCCGGCAGCTACTGCTCACACCCAGCGCCGTGGTCATCGTGGAGGATGCCAAAGTCAAACAGAGGATCGATTACGCCAACCTGACTG GAATCTCCGTCAGCAGCCTGAGTGATAGCCTCTTTGTGCTTCATGTGCAGCGTGAAGACAATAAGCAGAAG GGGGATGTGGTACTGCAGAGTGACCATGTGATTGAGACACTCACCAAGACAGCCCTCAGTGCGGATCGTGTGAACAACATCAACATCAACCAGGGCAG CATCACATTTGCAGGGGGGCCTGGCAGGGATGGCATCATTGACTTCACGCCCGGCTCAGAGCTACTTATCACCAAGGCCAAGAATGGGCACCTGGCTGTG GTGGCCCCACGGCTGAATTCTCGGTGA
- the Myo1c gene encoding unconventional myosin-Ic isoform X1: MALQVELIPTGEIIRVVHPHRPCKLALGSDGVRVTMESALTARDRVGVQDFVLLENFTSEAAFIENLRRRFRENLIYTYIGPVLVSVNPYRDLQIYSRQHMERYRGVSFYEVPPHLFAVADTVYRALRTERRDQAVMISGESGAGKTEATKRLLQFYAETCPAPERGGAVRDRLLQSNPVLEAFGNAKTLRNDNSSRFGKYMDVQFDFKGAPVGGHILSYLLEKSRVVHQNHGERNFHVFYQLLEGGEEETLRRLGLERNPQNYLYLVKGQCAKVSSINDKSDWKVVRKALTVIDFTEDEVEELLSIVASVLHLGNIHFAADEESNAQVTTENQLKYLTRLLGVEGSTLREALTHRKIIAKGEELLSPLNLEQAAYARDALAKAVYSRTFTWLVGKINRSLASKDAESPSWRSTTVLGLLDIYGFEVFQHNSFEQFCINYCNEKLQQLFIELTLKSEQEEYEAEGIAWEPVQYFNNKIICDLVEEKFKGIISILDEECLRPGEATDLTFLEKLEDTVKHHPHFLTHKLADQRTRKSLGRGEFRLLHYAGEVTYSVTGFLDKNNDLLFRNLKETMCSSKNPIMSQCFDRSELSDKKRPETVATQFKMSLLQLVEILKSKEPAYIRCIKPNDAKQPGRFDEVLIRHQVKYLGLMENLRVRRAGFAYRRKYEAFLQRYKSLCPETWPTWAGQPQDGVAVLVRHLGYKPEEYKMGRTKIFIRFPKTLFATEDALEVRRQSLATKIQAAWKGFHWRQKFLRVKRSAICIQSWWRGTLGRRKAAKRKWAAQTIRRFIRGFILRHAPRCPENAFFLDHVRTSFLLNLRRQLPRNVLDSSWPTPPPALREASELLRELCMKNMVWKYCRSISPEWKQQLQQKAVASEIFKGKKDNYPQSVPRLFISTRLGTDEISPKVLQALGSESIQYAVPVVKYDRKGYKPRSRQLLLTPSAVVIVEDAKVKQRIDYANLTGISVSSLSDSLFVLHVQREDNKQKGDVVLQSDHVIETLTKTALSADRVNNININQGSITFAGGPGRDGIIDFTPGSELLITKAKNGHLAVVAPRLNSR; encoded by the exons GCCCTGGGCAGTGACGGGGTGCGGGTAACCATGGAGAGTGCCCTGACTGCCCGTGACCGGGTGGGGGTGCAAGATTTCGTGCTGCTGGAGAACTTCACCAGTGAGGCTGCCTTCATCGAGAACTTGAGGCGGCGCTTCCGGGAGAACCTTATTTAC ACCTACATTGGCCCTGTCCTGGTGTCTGTCAACCCCTACCGAGACCTACAGATTTACAGCCGGCAGCATATGGAGCGTTACCGTGGTGTCAGCTTCTATGAAGTGCCACCCCACCT GTTTGCAGTGGCTGACACTGTGTACCGTGCACTACGCACAGAGCGCCGGGACCAGGCAGTGATGATTTCTGGGGAGAGTGGGGCAGGCAAGACAGAGGCCACCAAGCGGTTACTACAGTTCTATGCAGAGACCTGCCCAGCCCCTGAGCGAGGAGGTGCTGTGCGGGACCGCTTACTGCAGAGCAACCCAGTGCTGGAG GCCTTTGGAAATGCCAAGACCCTTCGGAATGATAACTCCAGCCGGTTTGGGAAGTACATGGATGTGCAGTTTGACTTTAAG GGTGCCCCCGTAGGTGGCCACATCCTCAGTTACCTCCTAGAGAAGTCCCGAGTAGTACACCAGAATCACGGGGAGCGGAACTTCCACGTCTTCTATCAGCTACTGGAGGGAGGTGAGGAGGAGACATTGCGCAGGCTGGGCTTAGAACGAAACCCCCAGAACTACCTGTACCTGGTAAAG GGCCAGTGCGCCAAAGTCTCTTCCATCAATGACAAGAGTGACTGGAAGGTTGTCAGGAAGGCGTTGACAGTCATCGACTTCACCGAGGATGAAGTGGAG GAGCTGCTGAGCATCGTGGCTAGTGTCCTGCATTTAGGCAATATTCACTTTGCTGCCGATGAAGAGAGTAATGCCCAGGTCACCACTGAGAACCAGCTCAAGTACCTAACCAGG CTCCTTGGTGTGGAAGGCTCGACATTGCGGGAAGCCCTGACACACAGGAAGATCATCGCCAAGGGAGAAGAG CTCCTGAGCCCACTGAACCTGGAGCAGGCTGCATACGCACGGGATGCTCTTGCCAAGGCTGTGTACAGTCGCACTTTCACCTGGCTGGTTGGGAAGATCAACAGGTCACTGGCTTCCAAG GATGCTGAGAGCCCCAGCTGGCGGAGTACCACGGTTCTTGGGCTCCTGGACATTTATGGCTTTGAGGTGTTTCAACATAACAG TTTTGAGCAGTTCTGCATTAACTACTGCAACGAGAAGCTGCAGCAGCTCTTCATTGAGCTGACACTCAAGTCAGAACAGGAAGAGTACGAAGCAGAGGGAATCGCG TGGGAACCTGTTCAGTACTTCAACAATAAGATTATCTGTGATCTGGTAGAGGAGAAGTTCAAGGGCATCATCTCCATCTTG GATGAGGAGTGTTTGCGCCCTGGGGAGGCCACAGACCTGACCTTCCTGGAGAAGCTGGAGGACACTGTCAAGCACCATCCGCACTTCCTTAC GCACAAGCTGGCTGACCAGCGGACCAGGAAATCTCTAGGCCGTGGGGAGTTCCGCCTTTTGCACTATGCCGGGGAGGTGACCTACAGCGTGACTG GGTTTCTGGATAAAAACAACGACCTTCTCTTCCGGAACCTGAAGGAG ACCATGTGCAGCTCAAAGAATCCCATTATGAGCCAGTGCTTTGACCGGAGTGAGCTCAGTGATAAGAAGCGGCCAGAGACG GTGGCCACCCAATTCAAGATGAGCCTCCTACAGCTGGTAGAGATTCTGAAGTCAAAGGAGCCTGCCTACATCCGCTGCATCAAGCCTAATGACGCCAAACAGCCCG GCCGCTTTGACGAGGTACTGATACGGCACCAGGTGAAGTACCTGGGGTTGATGGAGAACCTGCGCGTGCGCAGAGCTGGCTTTGCCTATCGCCGCAAATACGAGGCTTTCCTGCAGAG GTACAAATCACTGTGCCCAGAGACATGGCCCACATGGGCAGGACAGCCCCAGGATGGTGTGGCTGTGCTGGTCAGACACCTTGGCTACAAGCCAGAAGAGTACAAGATGGGCAG GACCAAGATCTTTATACGCTTCCCCAAGACCCTCTTTGCCACAGAGGATGCCCTGGAGGTCCGGCGGCAGAGCCTTG CCACGAAGATCCAAGCAGCCTGGAAGGGTTTTCACTGGCGGCAGAAATTCCTCCGGGTGAAGCGATCAG CCATTTGCATCCAGTCATGGTGGCGTGGAACACTGGGCCGAAGGAAGGCAGCCAAGAGGAAGTGGGCAGCACAGACCATCCGGCG GTTCATCCGTGGCTTTATCCTGCGCCATGCACCCCGTTGTCCTGAGAATGCCTTCTTCCTGGATCATGTTCGCACCTCATTTTTGCTTAACCTGCGGCGGCAGCTGCCCCGGAATGTCCTGGATTCTTCCTGGCCCACACCTCCACCTGCCTTGCGTGAG GCCTCAGAGCTTCTACGGGAATTGTGCATGAAGAACATGGTTTGGAAGTACTGCCGGAGTATCAGCCCTGAGTGGAAGCAGCAG CTGCAGCAAAAGGCGGTGGCTAGTGAGATTTTCAAGGGCAAGAAGGATAATTACCCCCAGAGTGTCCCCAGACTCTTCATCAGCACACGGCTTG GCACAGATGAGATCAGTCCCAAAGTGCTACAGGCCCTAGGCTCTGAATCTATCCAG TATGCTGTGCCAGTAGTGAAATATGACCGCAAGGGCTACAAGCCTCGCTCCCGGCAGCTACTGCTCACACCCAGCGCCGTGGTCATCGTGGAGGATGCCAAAGTCAAACAGAGGATCGATTACGCCAACCTGACTG GAATCTCCGTCAGCAGCCTGAGTGATAGCCTCTTTGTGCTTCATGTGCAGCGTGAAGACAATAAGCAGAAG GGGGATGTGGTACTGCAGAGTGACCATGTGATTGAGACACTCACCAAGACAGCCCTCAGTGCGGATCGTGTGAACAACATCAACATCAACCAGGGCAG CATCACATTTGCAGGGGGGCCTGGCAGGGATGGCATCATTGACTTCACGCCCGGCTCAGAGCTACTTATCACCAAGGCCAAGAATGGGCACCTGGCTGTG GTGGCCCCACGGCTGAATTCTCGGTGA
- the Myo1c gene encoding unconventional myosin-Ic isoform X3 — MESALTARDRVGVQDFVLLENFTSEAAFIENLRRRFRENLIYTYIGPVLVSVNPYRDLQIYSRQHMERYRGVSFYEVPPHLFAVADTVYRALRTERRDQAVMISGESGAGKTEATKRLLQFYAETCPAPERGGAVRDRLLQSNPVLEAFGNAKTLRNDNSSRFGKYMDVQFDFKGAPVGGHILSYLLEKSRVVHQNHGERNFHVFYQLLEGGEEETLRRLGLERNPQNYLYLVKGQCAKVSSINDKSDWKVVRKALTVIDFTEDEVEELLSIVASVLHLGNIHFAADEESNAQVTTENQLKYLTRLLGVEGSTLREALTHRKIIAKGEELLSPLNLEQAAYARDALAKAVYSRTFTWLVGKINRSLASKDAESPSWRSTTVLGLLDIYGFEVFQHNSFEQFCINYCNEKLQQLFIELTLKSEQEEYEAEGIAWEPVQYFNNKIICDLVEEKFKGIISILDEECLRPGEATDLTFLEKLEDTVKHHPHFLTHKLADQRTRKSLGRGEFRLLHYAGEVTYSVTGFLDKNNDLLFRNLKETMCSSKNPIMSQCFDRSELSDKKRPETVATQFKMSLLQLVEILKSKEPAYIRCIKPNDAKQPGRFDEVLIRHQVKYLGLMENLRVRRAGFAYRRKYEAFLQRYKSLCPETWPTWAGQPQDGVAVLVRHLGYKPEEYKMGRTKIFIRFPKTLFATEDALEVRRQSLATKIQAAWKGFHWRQKFLRVKRSAICIQSWWRGTLGRRKAAKRKWAAQTIRRFIRGFILRHAPRCPENAFFLDHVRTSFLLNLRRQLPRNVLDSSWPTPPPALREASELLRELCMKNMVWKYCRSISPEWKQQLQQKAVASEIFKGKKDNYPQSVPRLFISTRLGTDEISPKVLQALGSESIQYAVPVVKYDRKGYKPRSRQLLLTPSAVVIVEDAKVKQRIDYANLTGISVSSLSDSLFVLHVQREDNKQKGDVVLQSDHVIETLTKTALSADRVNNININQGSITFAGGPGRDGIIDFTPGSELLITKAKNGHLAVVAPRLNSR, encoded by the exons ATGGAGAGTGCCCTGACTGCCCGTGACCGGGTGGGGGTGCAAGATTTCGTGCTGCTGGAGAACTTCACCAGTGAGGCTGCCTTCATCGAGAACTTGAGGCGGCGCTTCCGGGAGAACCTTATTTAC ACCTACATTGGCCCTGTCCTGGTGTCTGTCAACCCCTACCGAGACCTACAGATTTACAGCCGGCAGCATATGGAGCGTTACCGTGGTGTCAGCTTCTATGAAGTGCCACCCCACCT GTTTGCAGTGGCTGACACTGTGTACCGTGCACTACGCACAGAGCGCCGGGACCAGGCAGTGATGATTTCTGGGGAGAGTGGGGCAGGCAAGACAGAGGCCACCAAGCGGTTACTACAGTTCTATGCAGAGACCTGCCCAGCCCCTGAGCGAGGAGGTGCTGTGCGGGACCGCTTACTGCAGAGCAACCCAGTGCTGGAG GCCTTTGGAAATGCCAAGACCCTTCGGAATGATAACTCCAGCCGGTTTGGGAAGTACATGGATGTGCAGTTTGACTTTAAG GGTGCCCCCGTAGGTGGCCACATCCTCAGTTACCTCCTAGAGAAGTCCCGAGTAGTACACCAGAATCACGGGGAGCGGAACTTCCACGTCTTCTATCAGCTACTGGAGGGAGGTGAGGAGGAGACATTGCGCAGGCTGGGCTTAGAACGAAACCCCCAGAACTACCTGTACCTGGTAAAG GGCCAGTGCGCCAAAGTCTCTTCCATCAATGACAAGAGTGACTGGAAGGTTGTCAGGAAGGCGTTGACAGTCATCGACTTCACCGAGGATGAAGTGGAG GAGCTGCTGAGCATCGTGGCTAGTGTCCTGCATTTAGGCAATATTCACTTTGCTGCCGATGAAGAGAGTAATGCCCAGGTCACCACTGAGAACCAGCTCAAGTACCTAACCAGG CTCCTTGGTGTGGAAGGCTCGACATTGCGGGAAGCCCTGACACACAGGAAGATCATCGCCAAGGGAGAAGAG CTCCTGAGCCCACTGAACCTGGAGCAGGCTGCATACGCACGGGATGCTCTTGCCAAGGCTGTGTACAGTCGCACTTTCACCTGGCTGGTTGGGAAGATCAACAGGTCACTGGCTTCCAAG GATGCTGAGAGCCCCAGCTGGCGGAGTACCACGGTTCTTGGGCTCCTGGACATTTATGGCTTTGAGGTGTTTCAACATAACAG TTTTGAGCAGTTCTGCATTAACTACTGCAACGAGAAGCTGCAGCAGCTCTTCATTGAGCTGACACTCAAGTCAGAACAGGAAGAGTACGAAGCAGAGGGAATCGCG TGGGAACCTGTTCAGTACTTCAACAATAAGATTATCTGTGATCTGGTAGAGGAGAAGTTCAAGGGCATCATCTCCATCTTG GATGAGGAGTGTTTGCGCCCTGGGGAGGCCACAGACCTGACCTTCCTGGAGAAGCTGGAGGACACTGTCAAGCACCATCCGCACTTCCTTAC GCACAAGCTGGCTGACCAGCGGACCAGGAAATCTCTAGGCCGTGGGGAGTTCCGCCTTTTGCACTATGCCGGGGAGGTGACCTACAGCGTGACTG GGTTTCTGGATAAAAACAACGACCTTCTCTTCCGGAACCTGAAGGAG ACCATGTGCAGCTCAAAGAATCCCATTATGAGCCAGTGCTTTGACCGGAGTGAGCTCAGTGATAAGAAGCGGCCAGAGACG GTGGCCACCCAATTCAAGATGAGCCTCCTACAGCTGGTAGAGATTCTGAAGTCAAAGGAGCCTGCCTACATCCGCTGCATCAAGCCTAATGACGCCAAACAGCCCG GCCGCTTTGACGAGGTACTGATACGGCACCAGGTGAAGTACCTGGGGTTGATGGAGAACCTGCGCGTGCGCAGAGCTGGCTTTGCCTATCGCCGCAAATACGAGGCTTTCCTGCAGAG GTACAAATCACTGTGCCCAGAGACATGGCCCACATGGGCAGGACAGCCCCAGGATGGTGTGGCTGTGCTGGTCAGACACCTTGGCTACAAGCCAGAAGAGTACAAGATGGGCAG GACCAAGATCTTTATACGCTTCCCCAAGACCCTCTTTGCCACAGAGGATGCCCTGGAGGTCCGGCGGCAGAGCCTTG CCACGAAGATCCAAGCAGCCTGGAAGGGTTTTCACTGGCGGCAGAAATTCCTCCGGGTGAAGCGATCAG CCATTTGCATCCAGTCATGGTGGCGTGGAACACTGGGCCGAAGGAAGGCAGCCAAGAGGAAGTGGGCAGCACAGACCATCCGGCG GTTCATCCGTGGCTTTATCCTGCGCCATGCACCCCGTTGTCCTGAGAATGCCTTCTTCCTGGATCATGTTCGCACCTCATTTTTGCTTAACCTGCGGCGGCAGCTGCCCCGGAATGTCCTGGATTCTTCCTGGCCCACACCTCCACCTGCCTTGCGTGAG GCCTCAGAGCTTCTACGGGAATTGTGCATGAAGAACATGGTTTGGAAGTACTGCCGGAGTATCAGCCCTGAGTGGAAGCAGCAG CTGCAGCAAAAGGCGGTGGCTAGTGAGATTTTCAAGGGCAAGAAGGATAATTACCCCCAGAGTGTCCCCAGACTCTTCATCAGCACACGGCTTG GCACAGATGAGATCAGTCCCAAAGTGCTACAGGCCCTAGGCTCTGAATCTATCCAG TATGCTGTGCCAGTAGTGAAATATGACCGCAAGGGCTACAAGCCTCGCTCCCGGCAGCTACTGCTCACACCCAGCGCCGTGGTCATCGTGGAGGATGCCAAAGTCAAACAGAGGATCGATTACGCCAACCTGACTG GAATCTCCGTCAGCAGCCTGAGTGATAGCCTCTTTGTGCTTCATGTGCAGCGTGAAGACAATAAGCAGAAG GGGGATGTGGTACTGCAGAGTGACCATGTGATTGAGACACTCACCAAGACAGCCCTCAGTGCGGATCGTGTGAACAACATCAACATCAACCAGGGCAG CATCACATTTGCAGGGGGGCCTGGCAGGGATGGCATCATTGACTTCACGCCCGGCTCAGAGCTACTTATCACCAAGGCCAAGAATGGGCACCTGGCTGTG GTGGCCCCACGGCTGAATTCTCGGTGA